From the Streptococcus sp. 29887 genome, one window contains:
- a CDS encoding ZmpA/ZmpB/ZmpC family metallo-endopeptidase: protein MKKHFNEKEERFSLRKLSVGLVSATVASLFFAASVAAAPAVSAQSINYTYVTEQELTEAEKELIIRDLPGLAQATDANYYLVYRPVGASKSSTVVSTNSRSEILPKTGVMETGAMALAGISLLVLAIKIGKKGKKELAGVILLAATGASFLAPTSSALTSHILAQFNHAVERSAGQALPEPAEIEGYVYVGYFKDSRAEEKLSTEAQKTPEKETVKDTTEETVTEVPNTAPSHQLPTIEISEKIITKSEVIAFDTQTVENPALAEGTEKVIQEGQNGERTITIKQTFADGQLLKEEEVSSEISKTVTPKIIEIGTKKAEATIVTEVPQTAPTHELPAVAITEEVSSHTETISFETEEVYDDTLPEGTRQTVQAGQAGQKTFEVKKTFADGLLIKAEVLSETVSQAPVNQVVKIGTKPITTLPDTAPTHEVPAVVLTEDMITNTEAIPFETQVIYDDSLPEGTRNVEQVGKAGVQTTVIKNFYADGVLLKSEQVSSSVTSLPVTEIVRLGTKKADVVTTETEQDTKVLPFEISYQDDATLPVGEEKIVTAGQNGLATITTTYTVINGVRQANPTVTELVTTQPVAQVVARGTKPASPTPVEGTEAVKETVEIPFETKVSESADLYVGEEKVVTEGKNGSKNITTTYVTIDGVRQPNPTVTEKVTEEPTAKEVLKGTKPIEGTETDKETVAIAFKTKVSESADLYTDEEKVVVEGKDGSKEITTTYQTIKGVRQPNPTVTEKVLVEPTTKEVLKGTKPIEGTEEDKETVDIPFETEYIDAPTLLVGKTKVVTKGVNGSKTVTTTYQTIKGVRQENPTVTEEITKEPVKQVIARGTKVEKVPQVIITDLVENDDAKSATVSYKLTDETANFLRAVALLYDNTGALVQEQAITDPNGQLTLENLDFYTDYTVKTKIFYTMAEQEQSSEQETILDSMRQFDLVYKKIEIKDIDAVTVYRRKNGSYIGQEFLEDLPTSTDELFIKVTSDRFKEVYLPVSSVEETSLDGKTVFKLVSSFDELVQDKNAQYLPNREFYIPKMVTDTNTYTSFKALIDAMKANSKGTFKLGAHLDANEVPVGDVASYVQNFSGSLDGVNDGYAFSINNLKAPLFFNLSGTVQNLDIKNANLSTSTTNPLATLSVNANGAKVTNVAVEANLKGPHNVSGLIQSATNTTIKDVSFKGSIETTGTGASLTGGILGNGVLSSVGNAKVDATITIPGNNSQFAGGIVGRTMLAYDVPGSVYNSYATGSIVTTGSEATIGGIAGSNQVAGPLAAHVGSLTNVVNSMTGPSSLVGLVVNATGKIKDAASTVGDTLANVATISQGDATAKVQAMGIQATLEDSKPLNLNPYSVNYLTLDKAQADHETAYYNMEKILPFYNKELLVYYGNKIATDDKLNRVRLLDVVPMKDTAFIADVHTEKANINKIMLHYADGTVDYKSVSYKEDFKNNHVVEYTIAGTDLIYTPESFLNDRSSLVNDLVSSLSTVVLDSEAMKAVVNYPTKLDANRQTGTAKDFYFGESFDQVKANLESNVRKILVASLNGQGQASEAYIKEKITDNKEAFLLGLTYLNRWYDINYGDVNTKELTIFEPDFFGNDAASALDMILAIGNGGYEVLRAHNNVSTYSSIIGKQNNKASLFDMVEAYRKLFLPNLSDNDWFKQTTKAYIVESKSQVAEAAAKQESAEKHSKYALAVYDKITNPAWEYRQMLLPLLTLPQEDIFIISNMNTLAVGSYEHYVDDYKDPAKRDSVRQLVDKAAEMQRDNADFWYKILDEENRDKLFRTVLNNEGFLMNGPDGQKVYRNLLADVDAIQDYYGPINKWYAEGGTKTAYANGKETFYVLYNMLDNYGTTLYTHEMVHNQDGSTYLKGYGRRMGQGMEVYADGLLQNVSSVDRTILGFNAVFNSDAANRVHVGDPTARFNSEADFNQYFHNQFDVLYLLDYIEGMTVLEKPNTVKKDWFLKLENYYIQENGKDTHAGNRMTPLTEEDATKLTTFDDLINGSIIDRYGYQSAKYDQNLQRNGYYSVPMFAGNYSALSNPNGSPGDFMFRRMAFELIAAKGYTDGFIPYASNQLSDYAMSQNSITYDTWNKKNTGLITDKHVFDQVFNGQYASWEEFKKAMFMERVDKAQAGKLKPFTIQYELGVANSTKEVSIASYDDLQRLIREAIDADIQNKSYGSDKSRLSTLKIKIYQALMNSTNDFRTSIFNP from the coding sequence ATGAAGAAACATTTCAATGAGAAAGAAGAGCGTTTTTCACTGCGTAAATTATCAGTAGGTCTTGTTTCAGCAACGGTAGCAAGCCTATTTTTTGCTGCTTCCGTGGCGGCTGCACCTGCTGTTAGTGCTCAGTCAATCAACTATACTTATGTAACCGAGCAAGAATTAACAGAGGCTGAAAAAGAGCTCATTATTCGGGATTTGCCAGGTTTAGCACAGGCGACGGATGCTAATTATTATTTAGTCTATCGTCCGGTCGGAGCAAGCAAGTCATCCACTGTTGTAAGTACAAACAGTCGTTCGGAAATTTTACCGAAAACAGGTGTTATGGAAACAGGCGCAATGGCCCTTGCTGGAATTTCTCTTCTTGTTCTTGCCATAAAAATTGGCAAAAAAGGGAAGAAGGAGCTTGCAGGTGTTATTCTATTAGCGGCTACTGGTGCAAGCTTCTTGGCACCAACCAGCTCGGCCTTGACCAGTCATATTTTGGCTCAGTTCAACCATGCGGTAGAAAGATCAGCAGGCCAGGCCTTGCCAGAGCCTGCTGAAATTGAAGGCTATGTCTATGTGGGCTATTTTAAAGATAGCAGAGCAGAAGAGAAATTGTCTACTGAAGCCCAAAAAACGCCTGAAAAAGAAACTGTAAAGGATACTACGGAAGAAACAGTTACGGAAGTTCCGAATACAGCACCAAGTCATCAACTGCCAACTATTGAGATTTCTGAAAAGATCATTACCAAGTCAGAAGTGATTGCTTTTGATACTCAGACGGTTGAAAATCCTGCCTTAGCAGAAGGAACTGAAAAGGTAATCCAAGAGGGTCAAAATGGTGAGCGTACTATCACAATTAAGCAGACATTTGCAGATGGTCAGCTTTTGAAGGAAGAGGAAGTTTCGTCAGAAATTTCTAAGACAGTCACACCAAAAATCATTGAGATTGGAACCAAGAAAGCTGAGGCAACCATAGTTACCGAAGTTCCTCAAACTGCTCCAACTCATGAGCTTCCAGCTGTAGCTATTACTGAAGAAGTGTCATCACATACAGAAACTATTTCTTTTGAAACAGAGGAAGTCTATGATGATACCTTACCAGAGGGAACTAGGCAGACAGTTCAAGCTGGACAGGCAGGGCAAAAGACCTTTGAGGTTAAGAAAACATTCGCGGATGGCCTTCTCATCAAAGCAGAAGTCCTTTCTGAAACAGTCAGCCAAGCTCCTGTTAATCAGGTCGTGAAAATTGGTACCAAACCCATTACTACTCTACCAGATACGGCTCCGACGCATGAAGTACCAGCAGTAGTCCTGACGGAAGATATGATTACAAATACGGAGGCTATTCCCTTTGAAACTCAAGTTATCTACGATGATAGCTTGCCTGAAGGCACACGAAATGTGGAACAAGTTGGTAAAGCCGGAGTTCAAACGACTGTTATCAAGAATTTCTACGCTGATGGTGTTTTGCTTAAATCTGAGCAAGTTTCAAGCTCCGTAACAAGCTTGCCAGTGACGGAAATTGTTCGTCTTGGTACAAAGAAAGCTGATGTGGTTACCACGGAAACAGAGCAAGATACCAAAGTCCTTCCGTTCGAGATTAGTTATCAAGACGATGCGACCTTGCCAGTTGGAGAAGAAAAAATCGTTACTGCTGGTCAAAACGGTCTTGCCACTATTACAACAACCTATACGGTCATTAACGGTGTTCGTCAAGCAAATCCTACGGTTACTGAATTGGTAACTACTCAGCCAGTGGCTCAAGTTGTTGCTCGTGGCACGAAACCCGCTAGCCCAACTCCAGTTGAGGGGACAGAGGCTGTAAAAGAAACAGTTGAAATCCCATTTGAAACCAAGGTAAGCGAAAGTGCTGACCTCTATGTTGGCGAAGAAAAGGTTGTTACGGAAGGCAAAAATGGCAGTAAAAACATCACCACAACCTATGTGACGATTGACGGTGTTCGCCAGCCAAATCCAACTGTGACAGAAAAAGTAACAGAAGAGCCAACGGCCAAGGAAGTTCTCAAAGGTACCAAACCAATCGAAGGAACAGAAACAGATAAGGAAACTGTAGCCATTGCCTTTAAAACCAAGGTAAGTGAAAGTGCTGACCTCTACACGGATGAAGAAAAAGTAGTGGTTGAAGGTAAGGACGGTAGCAAGGAAATAACTACTACATACCAAACTATCAAAGGTGTTCGCCAGCCAAATCCAACTGTGACTGAAAAGGTTCTAGTTGAGCCAACAACCAAAGAAGTTCTCAAAGGAACCAAGCCAATTGAAGGTACGGAAGAAGACAAAGAAACGGTCGATATTCCATTTGAAACAGAATACATTGATGCCCCAACACTTCTAGTAGGTAAGACTAAGGTTGTGACCAAGGGAGTAAATGGTTCTAAGACAGTAACGACAACTTACCAGACAATCAAGGGCGTTCGTCAGGAAAATCCTACTGTAACAGAAGAAATTACCAAAGAACCAGTTAAGCAAGTCATTGCGCGTGGTACAAAAGTTGAGAAAGTACCACAAGTGATTATCACAGATCTGGTAGAAAATGATGATGCAAAATCAGCGACCGTTAGCTACAAGTTGACAGATGAAACAGCCAACTTCCTCCGTGCTGTTGCCCTCCTCTATGACAATACAGGTGCCTTGGTTCAAGAACAGGCCATTACAGATCCAAATGGCCAGTTGACACTTGAAAATCTTGATTTCTATACAGACTATACAGTCAAAACTAAGATTTTCTATACAATGGCAGAGCAGGAACAAAGCTCTGAACAAGAAACCATTCTTGACAGTATGCGTCAGTTTGACCTGGTCTATAAAAAGATTGAAATCAAAGACATTGACGCAGTGACGGTTTACCGTCGTAAAAATGGTAGCTATATCGGTCAAGAATTCTTAGAAGACCTTCCAACTTCAACGGATGAATTGTTTATTAAAGTTACATCTGATCGCTTCAAAGAAGTTTACCTTCCAGTTTCTAGCGTTGAAGAAACGAGCTTAGATGGCAAGACCGTCTTTAAGTTGGTTTCGTCCTTTGATGAATTGGTTCAAGATAAGAATGCACAATACCTTCCAAACCGCGAATTTTACATTCCGAAGATGGTAACGGATACAAATACCTATACTTCCTTCAAAGCCTTGATTGACGCCATGAAAGCAAATTCTAAAGGCACCTTTAAACTGGGGGCGCATTTAGATGCCAATGAAGTTCCTGTTGGAGATGTAGCTTCTTATGTTCAGAATTTTAGCGGTAGTTTGGACGGAGTAAATGATGGCTATGCTTTCTCAATCAACAATTTGAAAGCCCCATTGTTCTTCAACTTGAGTGGTACTGTGCAAAATCTAGATATCAAGAATGCAAACTTGAGCACAAGCACTACCAATCCACTTGCGACCTTATCGGTGAACGCTAATGGCGCCAAAGTGACAAATGTAGCAGTAGAAGCCAATCTTAAAGGTCCGCATAATGTTTCAGGTTTGATCCAGTCGGCGACCAATACAACCATCAAAGACGTTTCCTTCAAAGGAAGCATTGAAACGACTGGTACAGGCGCTAGCTTGACTGGAGGTATTCTCGGAAACGGGGTGTTGTCAAGCGTTGGTAATGCTAAAGTAGATGCTACTATCACAATTCCAGGGAATAATAGCCAGTTTGCAGGTGGTATTGTTGGACGCACCATGTTGGCTTATGATGTTCCTGGAAGTGTTTATAATTCTTATGCTACAGGTTCGATTGTGACAACTGGCTCGGAAGCAACAATCGGTGGTATAGCCGGTTCTAACCAAGTTGCAGGCCCCCTTGCTGCACATGTGGGTAGCTTAACAAATGTTGTTAATTCTATGACGGGTCCTAGCAGTCTTGTAGGTTTGGTTGTCAATGCAACTGGAAAAATTAAGGACGCTGCTAGCACCGTTGGTGATACTCTAGCAAATGTAGCAACTATCAGTCAGGGAGATGCAACTGCAAAAGTTCAAGCAATGGGCATCCAAGCGACTTTGGAAGATTCAAAACCTCTCAATCTTAACCCTTATTCTGTTAATTATCTAACTCTAGATAAAGCTCAGGCTGACCACGAAACGGCCTACTACAACATGGAGAAAATCCTTCCATTCTACAACAAGGAACTCCTTGTTTACTATGGAAATAAGATTGCGACAGATGACAAACTCAACAGAGTTCGTTTGCTTGATGTTGTTCCAATGAAGGATACTGCCTTTATAGCAGATGTGCATACTGAAAAAGCTAATATCAACAAAATCATGCTCCATTATGCGGATGGTACCGTTGACTACAAGTCCGTTTCATATAAAGAAGATTTCAAGAATAACCATGTGGTAGAATACACGATTGCTGGTACGGACTTGATTTACACGCCGGAGTCCTTCTTGAATGATAGAAGTTCTCTTGTAAATGATTTGGTAAGCAGCTTGTCTACAGTGGTTCTGGATTCAGAGGCTATGAAAGCCGTTGTCAATTATCCAACTAAATTGGATGCCAACCGACAAACAGGGACAGCAAAAGATTTCTACTTTGGCGAAAGTTTTGACCAAGTTAAGGCTAACCTAGAGAGTAATGTACGGAAGATTTTGGTTGCTAGCTTAAATGGTCAAGGTCAGGCTTCCGAAGCCTACATAAAAGAGAAGATTACTGACAATAAGGAAGCCTTTCTTCTCGGTTTGACCTACTTGAACCGTTGGTATGATATCAATTACGGGGATGTGAATACCAAAGAATTGACCATTTTTGAGCCTGATTTCTTCGGAAATGATGCTGCCTCTGCCTTGGATATGATTTTGGCAATTGGTAATGGTGGCTATGAGGTTCTTCGTGCCCATAACAACGTAAGTACCTACTCATCCATTATCGGTAAGCAAAATAATAAGGCTAGTCTATTCGACATGGTGGAAGCCTACCGTAAACTCTTCTTGCCAAATCTATCAGACAATGACTGGTTCAAACAAACAACCAAGGCCTATATTGTTGAGAGTAAATCGCAGGTTGCAGAAGCGGCAGCCAAGCAAGAAAGTGCTGAGAAACATAGCAAGTACGCACTTGCTGTTTACGATAAGATTACCAATCCAGCTTGGGAATACCGTCAGATGCTCTTACCTCTATTGACCCTGCCGCAAGAGGACATCTTCATCATCAGCAACATGAACACCTTAGCAGTAGGTTCCTACGAACATTATGTAGATGATTACAAAGACCCTGCTAAACGAGATAGTGTTCGTCAGTTGGTCGATAAGGCGGCTGAAATGCAGCGGGACAATGCTGACTTCTGGTATAAGATCCTTGATGAAGAAAATCGTGACAAGCTCTTCCGCACGGTGCTAAATAATGAAGGCTTCCTAATGAATGGCCCAGATGGTCAGAAAGTTTATCGTAATTTACTCGCCGATGTGGATGCTATTCAAGATTACTATGGCCCGATTAACAAGTGGTACGCAGAGGGTGGAACCAAAACTGCCTATGCAAACGGAAAAGAAACCTTCTATGTCCTCTATAATATGCTAGACAATTATGGTACAACTCTCTATACCCATGAAATGGTGCATAACCAGGATGGAAGTACCTATCTTAAAGGATATGGTCGCCGGATGGGACAAGGAATGGAAGTATATGCTGATGGATTGCTCCAAAACGTATCTTCTGTCGATCGAACAATCCTTGGTTTCAATGCTGTCTTCAATAGTGACGCTGCTAATCGTGTGCACGTCGGAGATCCGACTGCTCGTTTCAACAGCGAAGCGGACTTTAACCAGTATTTCCACAATCAATTTGATGTTCTCTATCTACTAGACTACATCGAAGGAATGACTGTCCTTGAAAAGCCAAATACCGTTAAGAAGGACTGGTTCCTCAAACTGGAAAATTACTACATTCAAGAAAATGGCAAAGATACCCATGCTGGAAACCGAATGACGCCTTTGACAGAGGAAGATGCTACTAAACTGACTACGTTTGATGACCTAATCAATGGAAGTATCATTGATCGCTATGGCTATCAAAGTGCTAAATATGATCAAAACTTACAACGTAATGGCTACTACAGCGTTCCGATGTTTGCAGGTAACTATTCAGCCTTGTCTAATCCAAATGGCTCACCAGGTGACTTTATGTTCCGTCGCATGGCCTTTGAGCTAATTGCTGCCAAAGGTTACACAGATGGTTTCATACCATATGCATCTAATCAGTTGTCTGATTATGCTATGAGCCAAAATTCTATTACTTATGATACTTGGAACAAGAAAAATACAGGCTTGATTACAGATAAACACGTCTTTGACCAAGTCTTTAATGGCCAGTATGCAAGTTGGGAAGAATTCAAGAAAGCTATGTTTATGGAGCGTGTGGATAAGGCCCAAGCAGGTAAATTGAAACCATTCACGATTCAGTATGAATTAGGTGTTGCAAACTCAACGAAAGAAGTAAGTATTGCGAGCTATGATGACCTTCAAAGATTGATTAGAGAAGCGATTGATGCGGATATTCAAAATAAATCCTATGGTAGCGATAAGAGCCGACTATCAACTTTGAAAATCAAGATTTATCAAGCCTTGATGAACTCTACAAATGATTTCAGAACTTCTATTTTCAACCCATAA
- a CDS encoding IdeS/Mac family cysteine endopeptidase (This family includes IgM or IgG-cleaving cysteine proteases.), with amino-acid sequence MGIHIRFSLRKLAVGLVPVAFLFLTHQFTLSAKAEMLSALEGEAVQVENGLVPHTIEIIEEAEEEQENDGALTGLNVLVGSDNLAQASENEVAPSEQENELLEPNVDQLLDPTSIEIHADLETMVIPEHEDSSHPSNLPVAVQKDVVEQPISLYTSEDGQYREIIWAQGITPPSMGQGGDFKKEVTGEFIEYTMPYEAGKGYYDANKSLDASLEDLNLCFAAVSSNMLHWWLEQNGPYVQRFIEEKYSSAENQQDYPLTDVRRYPNSFEDQQNSRIFNLFKTYYGHRLNGFVSDALVDLFINGYSPKNHGGVNLENPDLVPDKRGGFFHEVFHEKKLTDRMFSGDYRYFGNLVRTNLENQSLLGLSYRTFGTTTHIVTVWGAEYDDKGQIRAVYITDSDDQHGPIGLKRMGITQDTSGNPRLNNNVVRNSFGSNLDYVHTINLGRKHWETYFNGLEDEKQTARQKLSEAKLVLHQAIRDQEGFSEKEERSYIALIEETYLEGLEQINQVREKQVLTEVLQSALQSLQELAQEQLVAKSTSVFRLLPVGELTAKGPSLRYNLPVGQLSVKGSSVSHSLPVGEIFAKGSSVSHSLPVGELFVKGSSVSHSLPVGEISVKGSSVSHSLPVGEISVKGSSVSHSLPVGEIFAKGSSVSHSLPVGELFVKGSSVSHSLPVGELFVKGPSVSHSLPVGEISVKGSSVSHSLPVGELSVKGPSISHSLPVGEIFSKGSSVSHSLPVGELFVKGPSVSHSLPVGELFVKGSSVSHSLPVGEISVKGSSVSHSLPVGEIFSKGSSVSHSLPVGELFVKGPSVSHSLPVGELFVKGSSVSHSLPVGELSIKGPSVSLLPEKVLVVDLVGLKEWSVESEESWLGTQQVETIHSDRNILTSLIDEPVGNQMKAEGEPHALDYSSEVMLEEGIAETKKVDTSENDLSSKQKEEHFGLATAKELLRTVMAGENELVSLPNLVVIVLLVTTIISYWLLASSILKRD; translated from the coding sequence ATGGGCATTCACATTCGTTTTTCGTTGAGAAAACTAGCAGTTGGTTTAGTTCCAGTAGCTTTTCTTTTTCTTACCCATCAATTTACTCTATCTGCCAAGGCAGAAATGCTTTCTGCTTTGGAAGGAGAAGCTGTCCAGGTGGAGAACGGCTTGGTTCCACATACGATTGAAATCATAGAGGAGGCAGAAGAAGAGCAAGAGAATGATGGCGCGCTTACAGGTCTGAATGTTTTAGTGGGAAGTGACAACCTAGCTCAAGCTAGTGAGAATGAAGTAGCCCCTTCTGAGCAGGAAAATGAGTTGCTTGAACCGAATGTTGATCAGCTTTTAGATCCTACAAGTATCGAAATCCATGCAGACTTGGAAACGATGGTCATCCCTGAGCACGAAGATAGTAGCCACCCTTCTAATCTACCAGTAGCAGTCCAGAAAGATGTGGTTGAACAGCCTATCAGTCTTTATACTAGCGAAGATGGTCAGTACAGAGAAATTATTTGGGCACAAGGTATAACGCCTCCTAGCATGGGGCAAGGTGGTGATTTTAAAAAAGAAGTAACGGGAGAATTCATTGAGTATACCATGCCTTATGAAGCCGGAAAGGGTTATTATGATGCTAATAAGAGCTTGGATGCTTCCTTAGAAGATTTGAACTTGTGTTTTGCTGCCGTTTCTTCTAATATGTTGCATTGGTGGTTGGAACAGAATGGTCCTTATGTTCAGCGTTTCATTGAGGAAAAATATAGTTCAGCAGAAAATCAGCAAGATTATCCTTTGACGGATGTACGACGCTATCCAAATTCTTTTGAAGACCAACAAAATAGCCGTATTTTTAATCTTTTCAAGACCTACTATGGGCACCGCTTGAATGGTTTTGTGTCTGATGCTTTGGTGGACTTATTTATCAATGGCTACTCCCCTAAAAATCATGGAGGGGTCAATTTAGAAAATCCAGATTTAGTGCCAGATAAACGGGGTGGTTTTTTCCATGAGGTCTTTCACGAGAAAAAGCTGACTGACCGAATGTTTAGTGGAGATTACCGCTATTTTGGGAATTTGGTTCGAACCAACTTAGAAAATCAAAGCTTGCTTGGCCTGTCCTATAGAACCTTTGGGACGACTACTCATATTGTAACGGTATGGGGAGCAGAGTATGATGATAAGGGGCAAATTCGTGCGGTCTACATTACGGATTCTGATGATCAGCATGGTCCCATTGGCTTGAAACGAATGGGTATTACCCAGGATACTTCTGGAAATCCTCGTCTGAATAATAATGTTGTCAGAAATTCTTTTGGTTCAAACTTGGACTACGTTCATACCATCAATCTTGGTAGGAAGCACTGGGAAACTTATTTCAATGGATTGGAAGATGAAAAACAGACTGCCAGACAGAAGCTTTCTGAAGCTAAATTAGTCTTACACCAAGCTATTCGTGATCAAGAGGGTTTTTCGGAGAAGGAAGAAAGGTCTTATATTGCCCTAATCGAAGAAACATATCTTGAGGGTCTGGAGCAAATCAATCAAGTTAGGGAAAAGCAGGTTTTGACTGAAGTCCTGCAGTCCGCTCTGCAAAGTTTACAAGAACTAGCTCAGGAGCAATTAGTTGCCAAAAGTACCTCGGTCTTTAGGTTGCTTCCAGTAGGAGAACTTACAGCCAAAGGTCCTTCCCTTCGTTACAATCTCCCTGTAGGCCAATTATCTGTTAAAGGTTCCTCGGTTTCACACAGCCTTCCAGTAGGAGAAATATTTGCAAAGGGCTCTTCAGTTTCTCATAGCCTTCCAGTTGGGGAACTATTTGTTAAGGGCTCTTCAGTTTCACACAGCCTCCCAGTAGGAGAAATATCTGTTAAGGGCTCTTCAGTTTCACACAGCCTTCCAGTAGGTGAGATATCTGTTAAAGGTTCTTCAGTTTCACATAGCCTTCCAGTAGGAGAGATATTTGCAAAGGGTTCATCAGTTTCACATAGCCTTCCAGTTGGGGAATTATTTGTAAAGGGTTCATCAGTTTCACATAGCCTTCCAGTTGGGGAACTATTTGTAAAAGGTCCTTCAGTTTCACATAGCCTTCCAGTAGGAGAGATATCTGTTAAAGGTTCATCAGTTTCACATAGCCTCCCAGTAGGGGAACTATCTGTTAAAGGTCCTTCGATTTCACACAGCCTCCCAGTAGGAGAAATATTTTCAAAGGGTTCTTCAGTTTCACATAGCCTCCCAGTAGGAGAATTATTTGTTAAAGGTCCTTCAGTTTCACACAGCCTCCCAGTAGGAGAATTATTTGTTAAGGGCTCTTCAGTTTCACATAGCCTCCCAGTAGGTGAGATATCTGTTAAAGGTTCATCAGTTTCACATAGCCTCCCAGTAGGAGAAATATTTTCAAAGGGTTCTTCAGTTTCACATAGCCTCCCAGTAGGAGAATTATTTGTTAAAGGTCCTTCTGTTTCACACTCCCTTCCAGTTGGGGAACTATTTGTTAAGGGTTCTTCAGTTTCACATAGCCTTCCAGTCGGCGAGTTATCCATTAAAGGCCCTTCGGTTTCTTTACTTCCTGAGAAGGTGTTAGTGGTAGATTTAGTAGGTTTGAAAGAGTGGTCAGTAGAAAGTGAAGAAAGTTGGCTAGGCACTCAACAGGTCGAAACTATTCACTCAGATAGGAATATTCTCACCAGCCTTATCGATGAGCCGGTAGGTAATCAAATGAAGGCCGAGGGAGAGCCCCATGCTTTAGACTATTCATCAGAAGTGATGCTTGAGGAGGGAATAGCTGAAACAAAAAAAGTAGATACTTCAGAAAATGACTTATCGAGTAAACAGAAAGAAGAGCATTTTGGTTTGGCAACTGCTAAAGAACTCCTAAGAACGGTGATGGCTGGTGAAAATGAATTGGTTTCCCTTCCAAATTTAGTGGTAATAGTTCTTCTAGTAACGACTATTATTAGTTACTGGCTACTGGCTTCCTCTATTTTAAAGAGAGATTGA